One Candidatus Obscuribacterales bacterium DNA window includes the following coding sequences:
- a CDS encoding SDR family oxidoreductase translates to WRNKLMTQDKPKIALVTGASRGLGKNTALAVAKKGVGVIVTYLNGEAEAKSVVSEIEAMGNKAVALQLDIGSIETLDAFVIQVKQALQNTWDIEQFDFLINNAGISGGSLFAETTEEEFDRLFNVNFKGVFFLTQKLLPLLKDGGRIVNVSSFLTRTIRPGRAIYASMKGAIEVLTRSLAKELGQRQITVNVVAPGAIATEGSVVRDNPEINKYIASQTALGRVGEPDDIGGAIALLLSEENRWITGQRIEVSGGQSL, encoded by the coding sequence TTGGAGAAATAAGCTAATGACACAAGATAAACCAAAAATTGCTCTAGTGACAGGAGCAAGTCGTGGACTGGGAAAGAATACTGCTTTGGCAGTGGCAAAGAAAGGAGTGGGCGTAATTGTGACCTATCTCAACGGTGAAGCGGAAGCAAAATCCGTTGTTTCTGAAATTGAGGCAATGGGAAATAAAGCAGTGGCATTGCAGCTCGATATCGGCAGCATCGAAACCCTTGATGCATTTGTGATACAAGTCAAGCAAGCCCTACAAAACACTTGGGACATCGAGCAATTTGATTTCCTCATCAATAACGCTGGAATTAGTGGCGGTTCACTGTTTGCAGAAACAACAGAGGAAGAATTTGATCGACTGTTCAACGTTAACTTCAAGGGGGTCTTCTTTCTCACTCAGAAGTTGCTGCCATTGCTCAAAGATGGTGGACGAATCGTGAATGTTTCATCGTTTTTGACCCGCACCATAAGACCAGGACGAGCGATCTATGCCAGCATGAAGGGCGCGATCGAGGTTCTGACTCGCTCCTTAGCAAAGGAACTAGGACAGCGGCAAATCACAGTGAATGTAGTCGCTCCAGGCGCGATCGCCACCGAGGGCAGTGTCGTGCGGGACAATCCAGAGATCAATAAGTACATCGCGTCCCAAACTGCTTTAGGTCGGGTAGGTGAACCCGATGATATTGGAGGGGCGATCGCGCTGTTGCTGTCGGAAGAGAATCGATGGATTACTGGACAGCGAATCGAAGTCTCCGGGGGGCAGTCTCTGTAG
- a CDS encoding helix-turn-helix domain-containing protein produces MGSDGASDRTKNERKPGGMSEQRHQRIRLEISREAARLFWEQGVAATTGEQIAAAVGLSVRTLWRYFRNKESCVEPVLAQDGEEFVALLRRWPRDVSLEDHLVEWAVNRTKDPDQQSFDQAVIKMTVLAEKEPDLRTAWLMTNDRIEHALVEIFADRLRRSPDDIEVRMHAAAATAVVRVISEDVSAALMAGADRTSLDNPLGQMARAVHIATGGAIGDPVDP; encoded by the coding sequence GTGGGGAGTGACGGTGCCAGCGATAGGACAAAGAATGAGCGCAAACCAGGGGGGATGAGTGAGCAGCGGCACCAGCGGATACGTCTGGAGATTTCGCGGGAGGCGGCGCGTTTGTTCTGGGAGCAAGGCGTCGCGGCCACGACCGGCGAGCAAATCGCCGCTGCCGTGGGTCTCTCGGTGCGCACCCTCTGGCGGTACTTCCGCAATAAGGAGAGCTGTGTCGAGCCGGTCTTGGCGCAGGATGGCGAGGAGTTTGTGGCGCTATTGCGTCGCTGGCCTCGGGATGTCTCCCTTGAAGATCACCTCGTCGAGTGGGCGGTGAATCGGACTAAAGATCCCGATCAGCAGTCCTTTGATCAGGCTGTGATCAAAATGACTGTATTGGCCGAAAAAGAGCCGGATCTGCGGACGGCCTGGCTGATGACTAACGACCGAATAGAGCACGCTCTGGTCGAGATTTTTGCCGATCGCCTGCGGCGATCGCCTGACGATATTGAGGTGCGGATGCATGCCGCAGCGGCCACCGCAGTCGTGCGCGTTATCAGTGAAGACGTCAGTGCTGCCCTGATGGCGGGAGCCGATCGTACCTCGCTCGACAACCCGCTTGGGCAGATGGCCCGCGCCGTGCACATCGCTACTGGGGGGGCGATCGGCGATCCTGTCGATCCCTAA
- a CDS encoding type II CAAX endopeptidase family protein, translated as MQNTERPQGIIAEAKKVTYVEAARWGKYRGWRYVLGLMIILFAWLIVGSGASVLVAFALGGQADPSGLGLVEYYLFVIASFLCFFAGVLIAVSLVHRRHPRTLVTARKRIDWHRVGHGFVAWFVPYGLIGGLGQYLFYPDTFSFNSGLITFALFVPLALVLTAIQTTTEELFFRGYIVQGASLIWSNRVFLAIVPAVIFTLPHLLNPEARAGGWLTIFSNYFFVPGLVWTVVSLIDGTTELAIGVHFANNIGGVLLFNITGTALPSPALFTISEYHATYGALSGLVAVPVFLAIAYGVFKRKTPTRFPEPPQDRG; from the coding sequence ATGCAAAATACCGAAAGACCGCAGGGAATCATCGCAGAAGCGAAAAAAGTTACCTACGTGGAGGCTGCCCGGTGGGGTAAGTATCGGGGGTGGCGGTATGTTCTGGGGCTGATGATCATCCTCTTTGCGTGGCTGATCGTCGGTAGTGGTGCCAGTGTACTCGTCGCGTTCGCGCTCGGTGGCCAGGCAGACCCCTCGGGGCTTGGGCTTGTGGAATACTACCTGTTTGTCATAGCGAGTTTTCTGTGCTTTTTCGCCGGAGTGCTGATCGCTGTCTCCCTCGTCCACCGCCGCCATCCCCGAACGCTCGTCACAGCGCGGAAGCGGATAGACTGGCATCGGGTCGGTCATGGATTCGTGGCGTGGTTTGTGCCGTACGGCCTGATCGGTGGGCTAGGGCAGTATCTGTTCTACCCAGATACCTTCTCCTTCAACTCCGGCCTCATAACATTTGCGCTTTTTGTGCCGCTGGCGCTGGTTCTCACCGCGATCCAGACGACAACGGAGGAGCTTTTCTTTCGCGGATACATCGTGCAGGGCGCGAGCCTCATCTGGAGCAACCGCGTTTTTCTGGCGATCGTGCCAGCCGTTATCTTTACCCTGCCACACCTCCTCAACCCGGAGGCGCGGGCGGGCGGCTGGCTCACGATCTTTTCCAACTACTTCTTCGTTCCGGGTCTGGTGTGGACTGTGGTCTCGTTGATTGACGGCACTACTGAACTCGCCATCGGCGTACACTTCGCGAACAACATCGGTGGGGTACTCCTGTTCAACATCACTGGAACTGCCTTGCCCTCACCCGCTCTGTTCACCATCAGCGAGTATCACGCCACCTACGGGGCGCTATCAGGGCTGGTTGCAGTACCCGTGTTTCTGGCGATCGCCTACGGAGTGTTCAAGCGTAAGACGCCAACCCGTTTCCCAGAGCCACCGCAAGATCGTGGGTGA